A stretch of Pygocentrus nattereri isolate fPygNat1 chromosome 8, fPygNat1.pri, whole genome shotgun sequence DNA encodes these proteins:
- the LOC108428124 gene encoding olfactomedin-4-like has translation MKSPPLSIWAAAVFLTFISQSVQSVGGKQCVCQLKNSERPFPMDKLDSIRTSASQCNRTITPDKMEEIDVLTLGLQRRLEQLEESVAVLEKEDDGELYGAVSLRIVELEMAEVLELMAKLNRTIRSHQQLSEATSTKLQSMMEEMQDLEEFDHMHVVKKLQENQRMKRDLAHCQHELQVTPHPPTPAPGHCPQGQLVSVSGPRTYSLTQYGTSYSYGAWGKDPNPPPGKENMHWLVALTSSNVFANYVRQYSSLSTIVVGVGHTDTVIAPSNPTTNTIQGPNVVMYGDALYYGCYNTPSICRFNMTARTVTNVALPQNSGFNNKFPFGHLEAAYIYSDLDFATDESGVWVIYTSPENFGNIIISKVLTDSPPALEKTWKTSLHKRTATNTFMACGVLYATRYVDKETEEIFYSFDTVTGEERYDLKIQIKKMLTNVQSLNYNPQERMLYMYSDAYILSYDVIFR, from the exons ATGAAGTCACCGCCGTTGTCCATTTGGGCGGCCGCTGTGTTCCTCACCTTCATCTCTCAG TCTGTGCAGAGTGTGGGTGGgaagcagtgtgtgtgtcagctgaAGAATTCAGAGCGTCCGTTCCCAATGGACAAGCTGGACAGCATCCGCACTTCGGCCTCTCAATGCAACAGGACCATCACCCCAGACAAG ATGGAGGAGATTGACGTGCTGACGCTGGGCCTGCAGAGGCGACTGGAGCAGCTGGAGGAGAGTGTGGCTGTGTTGGAGAAAGAGGATGATGGAGAGCTGTATGGAGCTGTGTCTCTGCGTATCGTCGAGCTGGAGATGGCTGAGGTGCTGGAGCTCATGGCCAAACTCAACAGGACCATCCGCTCCCACCAGCAGCTCAGCGAAGCCACCAGCACCAAG CTGCAAAGCATGATGGAGGAAATGCAGGATCTGGAGGAGTTTGACCACATGCACGTGGTGAAAAAGCTGCAGGAGAACCAGCGAATGAAGAGAGACTTGGCTCACTGCCAGCACGAGCTGCAAGTCACCCCTCATCCTCCCACACCTGCACCAG GACACTGTCCACAAGGTCAATTGGTCAGCGTGTCTGGACCTAGAACATACAGCCTCACCCAGTACGGGACCTCCTACTCTTATGGTGCCTGGGGCAAAGACCCCAATCCTCCTCCAGGGAAGGAAAACATGCACTGGCTGGTGGCGCTGACCAGCAGCAACGTCTTCGCCAATTATGTTCGCCAGTACAGCAGCCTGAGCACCATAGTGGTGGGCGTGGGGCACACAGACACCGTTATTGCTCCCTCCAATcccaccaccaacaccatccAAGGGCCCAATGTGGTCATGTATGGAGATGCGCTTTACTATGGCTGCTACAACACACCGTCCATCTGCCGCTTCAACATGACCGCTCGCACGGTCACCAACGTGGCCCTGCCTCAAAACTCAGGATTCAACAACAAATTCCCATTTGGCCACCTGGAAGCCGCCTACATCTACTCTGATCTCGACTTTGCCACAGACGAATCTGGTGTTTGGGTCATTTACACTTCGCCAGAAAACTTTGGTAACATCATTATTAGCAAGGTGCTGACCGACAGCCCTCCAGCTCTGGAAAAAACATGGAAGACGTCCCTCCACAAGCGCACAGCCACAAACACCTTCATGGCGTGCGGTGTGCTCTACGCCACCCGCTACGTGGACAAAGAGACGGAAGAGATCTTCTACTCGTTTGACACAGTAACCGGTGAAGAGCGCTACGACCTGAAGATCCAGATTAAGAAGATGCTGACCAACGTCCAGTCGCTAAATTACAACCCACAAGAACGAATGCTGTACATGTACAGCGATGCGTACATCCTCTCGTATGATGTCATCTTTCGGTGA